The nucleotide window CCACCGGCTGCCCGGCGGCGTCCAGCACCACGCCTTCCACCAGCACGCGCGCGGCCGTTTGAGCTATAGCGGCCGGCAAGCCCAGCGCCAACAGCAGTAGCACCAACCACAGAGCGGCTGGCCGCCCGCTCCACCCCACGTTCTTCATTCGGCTTCCTCAGTAGCTACGGTGGCACTTACCTGCTCGCGCAGCTCGGCCAGCGTCCGCACGGGGTCAGCGGAGTTGAACACAAAGGAGCCGGCTACCAGCACGTCGGCGCCCGCCTGCACCAGGGCAGCGGCGTTGTCGCTGCTCACGCCCCCATCGATTTCAATCAGCGCGGGCGAGCCGCAATCCACCAATAGCTCCTTGAGGGCCGCTACTTTGCGCAGGGTATTTGGAATAAAGCTCTGGCCCCCGAAGCCGGGGTTTACGGACATGATGCACACCAGGTCGAGGTCGGCGGCAATGTCTTCGAGCACCCACACGGGAGTGTGCGGGTTGAGGGCCACGCCGGCCCGGCAGCCCAGCTGCTTGATCTGCTGTATTACGCGGTGCAAGTGCGGGCAGGCCTCGTAGTGTACGGTGAGGTTGGCGGCGCCCGCGTCGCGGAAAGCGGCCAGGTAGTGCTGGGGCTCCTCTATCATGAGGTGCACATCCAGGGGCTGGCGGGCATGGCGGTGGATGGCCTGAAGCACAGGCAGGCCAAAGGAGATATTGGGCACGAAGCGGCCGTCCATCACGTCGCAGTGCAGCCAGTCGGCGGCGCTGCGGGCCAGCATTTCGGTTTCAGCCTGCAGGTTGGCAAAGTCGGAGGCCAGCAAGGAAGGAGCCAGCAGCGGTATGGGGCGGCGAGGTGCGGTCATGAACACGAAGGTAGGCGTTGGGTTGGATACCGGCGGCAGCACAGAACGTAAAAAAGCGGGCCCAGCGTACAAAGTCGGCCGGTTGGGGCAGTGGTTCTACCTTCAACCAGTCAGACGTTGTACGCTGGGCCCGCCAGCATGCGGCCGACTACGCCTCGTCGCGGCGGCGCCAGGGCTGCCAGTCCAGGTCGCCGTTTTCGCGGCGGCGCAGAAACACGGTCTGGTCGTCGCGCTGCATCTTGCCGAAGGTCAGGTCGGCGCGGCAGTCCACGCACTTCACGGAGGTGTACTTGAACTTGTCCTGAGCCACGCGGGACGATAAATCGAGGTTGTCGGACCCACAGATACCGCAGTTAAGCACATCGGGGAAACTGAGCCGGTCGTACTCGGCCACCACCTCGTGGAAGTTGACGCCCTGCACGGTGAAGTGGAACTGGCGGCGCCCAATGCGCTTGGAAATCATCATTTGTAGCATGAAAGCAAAGGAATAGAGGGTGGAGTGTAAAGCGAATATAGGAGGGCGCGGGGCTTGTCACCGCCCGCCGTTGGACGAGTTCAGCACTCATCCGCATCTATTGTTCAACGACCAGGCGGGGACAAGCCCCTACAGCAGCTCAGCTACCGGCGCACGAAGCGGGTGGAATACTGCGCGGTGCCGGCGTTGATCAGGCAGGTGTAGGCGCCGGCGGCAAGGCGGCCGGTACGCAGGCTTATCGGCGCGGTCTGGCCCATGAGAGTTTGGGTGCTGATAAGGGTGCCGCGCCCATCGTACACACGTACCTTCAGGGTCTGGCGCTGGAGCTCGGCGGGCAAAGCCAGCAGCACGAAGTCAGCCTCCGTGGGGTTGGGAAAAACACGCACGGTGCCCACGGTGCGGGCCGCACGGTTACCCAGGGGCGTACCGGGATTAGCCAGGTTGTAGGCCCGCACGAAATCCGGGATGCCGTAGCCGAGCAGATTATCGGGGGCGGCGGCCTGGGTGCCGGACTGCTTGAGCAGCGCAATGATTTCCTGGGCCGTGCGGGTGCGGTTGGCCTGCCAGAAGCCGGCCGTCATGCCCGCCAGAATGGGGCAGGCGTAGGACGTGCCGTTGCCCAGCTGCACCGTGCCCGAGGGGCGAAGCACGGCGGCCAAGCCACCCCGGGCGGCCAGGTCGGGCTTGATGCGGCCGTCGGCGGTGGGCCCCACGGAGCTAAAGGCGCTGCGCACCCCTGTCGAATCGACGGCCCCCACGGCAATGATGGAGTCGGCATCGGCGGGTACGCCCACGTATTTCCATTCTTTGTTGCCTTCGTTGCCGGCAC belongs to Hymenobacter sp. J193 and includes:
- a CDS encoding S8 family serine peptidase, whose product is MQIAVFDAGFPSVDKLAPLQPLFTEKRLASTFNFVDKSKGVFLRDSHGTSVLSTMAADQPGFFTGTAPKATYHLCITEDVNSETPVEEMNWLVAAEYADSVGVDIITSSLGYTTFDSQVPSHTYADLDGNTAIGSRAADLAARVGILVLNSAGNEGNKEWKYVGVPADADSIIAVGAVDSTGVRSAFSSVGPTADGRIKPDLAARGGLAAVLRPSGTVQLGNGTSYACPILAGMTAGFWQANRTRTAQEIIALLKQSGTQAAAPDNLLGYGIPDFVRAYNLANPGTPLGNRAARTVGTVRVFPNPTEADFVLLALPAELQRQTLKVRVYDGRGTLISTQTLMGQTAPISLRTGRLAAGAYTCLINAGTAQYSTRFVRR
- the rpe gene encoding ribulose-phosphate 3-epimerase, with amino-acid sequence MTAPRRPIPLLAPSLLASDFANLQAETEMLARSAADWLHCDVMDGRFVPNISFGLPVLQAIHRHARQPLDVHLMIEEPQHYLAAFRDAGAANLTVHYEACPHLHRVIQQIKQLGCRAGVALNPHTPVWVLEDIAADLDLVCIMSVNPGFGGQSFIPNTLRKVAALKELLVDCGSPALIEIDGGVSSDNAAALVQAGADVLVAGSFVFNSADPVRTLAELREQVSATVATEEAE